In Phacochoerus africanus isolate WHEZ1 chromosome 14, ROS_Pafr_v1, whole genome shotgun sequence, one genomic interval encodes:
- the G6PC1 gene encoding glucose-6-phosphatase catalytic subunit 1 — protein sequence MEEGMNLLHNFGIQSTRYLQVNYQDSQDWFILVSVIADLRNAFYVLFPIWFHLQEAVGIKLLWVAVIGDWLNLVFKWILFGQRPYWWVLDTDYYSNTSVPLIKQFPVTCETGPGSPSGHAMGTAGVYYVMVTSTLSIIRGKKKPTYGFRCLNVILWLGFWTVQLNVCLSRIYLAAHFPHQVVAGVLSGIAVAETFRHIQSIYNASLKKYFLITFFLFSFAIGFYLLLKGLGVDLLWTLEKAKRRCERPEWVRIDTTPFASLLKNVGTLFGLGLALNSSMYRQGCKGKLSKWFPFRLSCIVASLVLLHFFDSLKPPSQIELIFYVLSFCKSAAVPLASVGLIPYCLSRALGQPDKKTL from the exons atggaggagggaaTGAACCTTCTCCATAACTTTGGGATCCAATCAACGCGCTACCTCCAGGTGAATTACCAGGACTCCCAGGATTGGTTCATCTTGGTATCTGTGATCGCGGACCTCCGAAATGCCTTTTATGTCCTCTTCCCCATCTGGTTCCATCTTCAAGAAGCTGTGGGCATCAAACTCCTCTGGGTAGCTGTGATTGGAGACTGGCTCAACCTCGTCTTTAAGTG GATTCTCTTTGGACAGCGCCCCTACTGGTGGGTCCTGGACACTGACTACTACAGCAACACCTCGGTGCCACTGATAAAGCAGTTCCCAGTCACCTGTGAGACCGGCCCAG GGAGTCCCTCTGgccatgccatgggcacagcaggTGTATACTATGTGATGGTCACGTCCACCCTCTCTATCATTCGGGGAAAGAAAAAGCCAACCTACGGCTTTCG GTGCTTGAATGTCATTTTGTGGTTGGGATTCTGGACTGTGCAGCTGAACGTCTGTCTGTCACGAATCTACCTTGCTGCTCATTTTCCCCATCAAGTTGTTGCTGGAGTCTTGTCAG GCATTGCAGTTGCTGAGACTTTCCGCCACATTCAGAGTATCTACAACGCCAGCCTCAAGAAGTATTTTCTCATTACCTTCTTCCTGTTCAGTTTTGCCATTGGATTTTACCTGCTGCTAAAGGGGCTGGGCGTCGACCTCTTGTGGACCCTAGAGAAAGCCAAGCGAAGGTGTGAGCGGCCAGAATGGGTCCGCATCGACACCACGCCCTTTGCCAGCCTCCTCAAGAACGTGGGGACCCTCTTCGGCCTGGGTCTGGCTCTCAACTCCAGCATGTACAGGCAGGGCTGCAAAGGCAAGCTCAGCAAGTGGTTCCCGTTCCGCCTCAGCTGCATCGTGGCCTCCCTCGTCCTCCTGCACTTCTTTGACTCCTTGAAACCCCCATCCCAAATCGAGCTGATCTTCTACGTCCTGTCCTTCTGCAAGAGCGCGGCAGTGCCCCTGGCATCTGTCGGCCTCATCCCCTACTGCCTCTCCCGGGCCCTGGGCCAGCCCGACAAGAAGACTTTGTAG